A DNA window from Thermococcus sp. 4557 contains the following coding sequences:
- a CDS encoding molybdenum cofactor guanylyltransferase, protein MMAYILAFPEKRWENYTLPVADEPVVKLTEKRLLMSKRIDEVITVVRKDKLRTYSLHVSNPLPVAARSRMEALLKAPPGEPFFLAEGNMPLIMPFLVNYMIGLFYENEPEALIPVWKDGTAEVTHAVYEPDALEDAINAALAEGYRSLSRITEFLDYEPLSIEELAKRNPKVTLSFFRVRNSFDVRFAAETLGKL, encoded by the coding sequence ATGATGGCATACATATTGGCGTTTCCGGAGAAGCGATGGGAGAACTACACCCTCCCCGTTGCGGATGAGCCGGTTGTTAAGCTCACCGAGAAACGTCTCCTAATGAGCAAGAGGATAGACGAAGTCATCACGGTGGTCAGAAAGGACAAGCTCAGAACCTATTCCCTCCACGTCTCGAATCCCCTTCCCGTTGCCGCGAGGAGCAGGATGGAGGCCCTCCTGAAAGCCCCCCCAGGAGAGCCGTTCTTTCTGGCCGAGGGCAACATGCCTCTGATAATGCCCTTCCTCGTGAACTACATGATTGGGCTCTTTTACGAGAACGAGCCGGAGGCGCTGATACCTGTCTGGAAGGACGGAACGGCGGAGGTTACGCATGCGGTTTACGAACCCGATGCTCTGGAAGACGCGATAAACGCCGCCCTCGCCGAGGGTTACCGGAGCCTGAGCAGGATAACTGAGTTCCTTGACTACGAGCCGCTGTCCATTGAGGAGCTGGCAAAGAGGAACCCAAAGGTGACGCTGAGCTTCTTCAGGGTAAGGAACTCCTTCGACGTTAGATTCGCGGCCGAGACCCTCGGAAAGCTGTAG